The Fulvia fulva chromosome 6, complete sequence genome includes a window with the following:
- a CDS encoding Transcription activator AMTR1, protein MAQETSTSVPSARACDRCRERRVKCDKRQPTCLRCEKLGRPCPGYDKKRKFVDEGVTLRKKYQPSSDMPPGGESSFSLQFLQPGVHGADGAQSQDPSPANVTGEPAAKSGTSSSQATAITTTTLPPDRFNSLQSIPLGLGGALNTGLPMVLDPTTEALLVNDGPMQIPLTDTHPTLDDLWKNEAFDPEFFDLEPDVYYATAGNTCGFLPDIPEIVDEVDQSDMLLNNSASATPGSTGFASTGLFSGDDALSNFWAPESQLNTSAKITHEREHEMAFLIRHFTDSIGPWLDLFDQDKHFTHLVPLKAIRDALLRNAIAAVAAKQLGRVRGQRPFASQQMQRPSAMESFDDHEVDWFYKAANYYDKAIAFSRQYLQAVSGGLSDPPSPNAQAALSMANSDDLLVAVSIFSLYESLDNVETGWMQHLIGLKSLLTAVSPSQQVQNQAVPSLTVGRLASFWNFARADYQAAYIKHKKTLLDTNDVALWNSCGLEIQHDGALYKSTDYVRNDPTHSRVLAELVAHTLLWLVLRVMNYIANDDDSSAARQGQWDQLTRQLDHWYGNLPATYQPCATIRHRSIPPTTSQLVESFFSIDVCAAALQLYHFARILLLLHRPMSRQNVFGGNRLKQYREVSNEAIKHAHEIIGIALGRPHPAIRVEMLLPLTVAGACLEENEERKVVIELLRAIEKDTGCATESRCQQLVIDWGWGTEPEGIT, encoded by the exons ATGGCGCAAGAAACGTCTACATCTGTCCCATCCGCGCGAGCCTGTGATCGATGCAGAGAGCGGCGTGTCAAG TGTGACAAACGTCAGCCAACATGCCTCCGCTGCGAGAAGCTTGGCAGACCATGTCCAGGATATGACAAGAAGCGGAAGTTCGTTGACGAAGGTGTCACTCTTCGAAAGAAGTACCAACCTTCGTCTGACATGCCACCAGGGGGTGAATCATCTTTCTCC CTCCAGTTCCTTCAACCAGGCGTGCACGGAGCCGATGGAGCACAGAGTCAAGATCCATCACCTGCCAATGTCACTGGAGAGCCGGCTGCGAAGAGCGGAACTTCCTCGAGCCAAGCAACTGCCATCACGACGACGACTCTACCACCGGACAGATTCAACAGCCTGCAGTCGATACCTCTTGGCCTGGGTGGCGCCTTGAACACTGGCTTGCCCATGGTACTTGACCCAACTACAGAGGCACTCCTCGTGAACGATGGTCCAATGCAGATTCCTCTCACGGATACGCATCCAACGCTGGACGACCTTTGGAAGAACGAAGCATTTGATCCCGAGTTCTTTGACCTGGAACCAGATGTGTATTATGCCACCGCCGGCAACACATGCGGTTTCCTGCCCGACATCCCTGAGATAGTAGACGAGGTCGATCAGAGCGACATGTTGCTGAACAACTCGGCATCAGCAACACCAGGGTCGACAGGCTTTGCTTCAACTGGCCTCTTCTCTGGCGACGATGCCTTGAGCAACTTCTGGGCGCCGGAATCACAACTGAATACGAGCGCAAAGATCACACATGAGCGAGAGCATGAGATGGCGTTTCTGATACGGCATTTCACCGATTCAATAGGGCCATGGTTGGACCTCTTCGACCAGGACAAGCACTTCACCCATCTCGTGCCACTGAAGGCGATTCGAGATGCGTTGCTGAGAAACGCCATTGCCGCCGTGGCAGCCAAGCAGCTTGGTCGAGTGAGAGGGCAGAGGCCGTTTGCGAGCCAGCAAATGCAAAGGCCATCAGCCATGGAGAGCTTCGATGATCATGAAGTAGACTGGTTCTACAAGGCGGCGAATTACTACGACAAAGCCATTGCCTTCTCACGGCAATACCTACAGGCAGTTTCGGGCGGTCTGAGTGATCCTCCATCACCAAATGCCCAAGCGGCGTTGTCGATGGCCAACTCGGATGACCTACTTGTAGCAGTCTCGATCTTCTCACTGTACGAGTCGCTGGATAATGTCGAGACTGGTTGGATGCA ACATCTGATCGGGCTGAAGTCCTTACTGACGGCCGTCAGCCCATCTCAACAAGTGCAAAACCAAGCAGTTCCATCGCTGACAGTAGGACGACTCGCATCCTTCTGGAACTTCGCACGAGCAGACTACCAGGCAGCATACATCAAGCACAAAAAGACCCTTCTCGACACTAACGATGTCGCACTCTGGAACAGCTGCGGTCTCGAGATCCAGCACGATGGTGCCCTCTACAAATCAACCGATTACGTTAGGAACGACCCGACACATAGTCGTGTGCTGGCCGAACTTGTCGCTCATACTCTCCTATGGCTCGTCCTGCGGGTCATGAACTACATCGCCAACGACGATGATTCATCCGCAGCGCGCCAAGGGCAATGGGACCAATTGACAAGGCAGCTCGATCACTGGTACGGTAATCTTCCGGCTACATATCAGCCTTGTGCGACAATACGGCATCGATCCATACCACCGACCACGTCGCAACTCGTGGAGAGCTTCTTCAGCATCGACGTCTGCGCCGCTGCACTGCAGCTCTACCACTTCGCAAGAATCCTTCTGCTTCTTCACAGACCGATGAGCAGACAAAATGTCTTTGGTGGTAATCGATTGAAACAATATAGGGAGGTGTCGAACGAAGCCATCAAGCATGCGCACGAGATCATCGGGATTGCACTAGGGAGGCCGCATCCCGCGATCAGGGTGGAGATGCTTCTGCCGTTGACTGTTGCGGGCGCGTGTTTGGAAGAGAACGAGGAGAGAAAGGTCGTGATTGAACTTCTGCGAGCGATAGAGAAGGATACAGGATGCGCAACGGAGTCACGGTGTCAGCAATTGGTGATTGATTGGGGTTGGGGTACGGAGCCGGAAGGCATTACATAA
- a CDS encoding Tetratricopeptide repeat protein 1 produces the protein MAATANGHTNGVNGHAESGGFTRFADVPDVIDIPVGTDGEVVDLNLEETPEDPSELCDLLESENAARNYWVTIALAYVKQDRSDAAVEILKRALEVRQQGRSDERLSILVCLCWLYLWKCRKASRVQSTQDTTRDDRTKDHWLKAATSTLNDASRLNPSYPPLILVRGALNILRASLQQVQGERVETLKQATRNFEDAYKASNAKNLMAIMGKAKVQYSHGKYAEAYTLYQQVLERAPELIDPDPRIGIGCCLWQLGHKENAKEAWQRALALSEDSSIANIMLGLHYLDESNHLSTSDPEFVKIYTKAMTGYTQTAFKKNGWNALACVTFGGFFLLRKNYAHVERLARRAIEQTDLNAIASDGWYLLARMEHYQGDLAKAQDYYGKADQARGGDERGYLPAKFGVAQLKTLMQDFDGAKFRLEKIITTSKSVEAMTLLGILHAEDVFTAQASGSKDDKSDSRKKAVALLEQVRIAWKDAKRKITPDSSVLLNLARLYESDQPEKALACLQQVEQMEMDEISEEDLPEELEDEDAIREAKRNMLSPQLLNNIACFYFQADKHSIARAYFQSALNSSVSIQHRDESVDTDALVSTVSYNLARTYEAAGIEEEAQKVYTSLLSRHPDYVDANTRTAYLTLQTDQEKGAQAIKALLEADPSNLEIRALYGWYLNKNKKRTLQLSEDQEQRHYKHTLMTYDKHDIYSLTGMGNLNMAVARELPRDTDQHKERRTKTYMRAVEFFDKVLMLDPKNAYAAQGMGIAMAEDKKDTSAAVKIFTQLRESIKDASVHINLGHVFCELKQYSKSIENYELALQKSRQKDPQIMACLGRAWLLRGRAERNLEHFQMSLDLSKQALETAPDNINFRFNVAFAQQTLAQQMISQPEANKTLEDVEKSSKDLDIAIESFLEIAKSPNPPFPRGDIEQRANMGRNTMKRQLASAIERQAEYERKNATRIEEARKMREEQVRKREEEKRAALEKAEEQKRKIEEERRRMKEEDDALIAKKIEEEKAREEADYTTDEDGNRKKREKKPREKRQKRKKKNEDTDTEGDGLADGTGDERPKKSKSRPRSRATSTPASDGEPRQKKKRRLERKGTAVKSSKYKSTEMVEDSDEDDDAGIQPATQRSEQEETPAAETPAPTSTPGAPDDNMDDDDDDDDDEEEEEEAAVSRPSRRNKPARVLDDDDEDEEAPAANGDTSMVDETVGAAGDSDHGGD, from the coding sequence ATGGCGGCCACTGCGAATGGACACACGAACGGCGTCAACGGTCACGCAGAGTCCGGCGGCTTCACGCGATTCGCCGATGTACCGGATGTCATTGATATCCCCGTTGGCACAGATGGAGAGGTGGTCGACTTGAACCTGGAGGAAACACCCGAGGATCCATCAGAGCTGTGCGATCTGCTCGAGAGTGAGAATGCGGCGCGCAACTACTGGGTCACTATCGCGCTCGCCTATGTCAAGCAGGATAGGTCAGATGCGGCAGTCGAGATTCTCAAACGAGCTCTGGAGGTGCGACAACAGGGACGATCCGACGAGCGCCTCAGCATTCTGGTATGCCTTTGCTGGTTATACCTCTGGAAGTGTCGCAAAGCTTCTCGTGTGCAGTCGACCCAGGACACCACACGCGATGACCGGACGAAGGACCACTGGCTTAAAGCAGCCACGAGCACCCTAAACGATGCATCGCGATTGAACCCATCATACCCTCCGCTGATCTTGGTGCGAGGCGCACTCAACATCCTGCGCGCATCACTCCAGCAGGTCCAGGGGGAGAGGGTGGAGACATTGAAGCAGGCCACGAGAAACTTCGAGGATGCGTACAAAGCCTCCAATGCAAAGAACCTGATGGCCATCATGGGCAAGGCCAAGGTGCAATACTCTCACGGCAAATATGCAGAGGCGTATACTCTGTACCAGCAGGTGCTGGAGCGCGCGCCAGAGCTGATCGACCCTGACCCTCGCATCGGCATTGGCTGCTGTCTGTGGCAGCTCGGACACAAGGAGAACGCGAAGGAGGCATGGCAGCGCGCATTGGCACTGAGCGAGGACTCGTCGATCGCAAATATCATGCTTGGCCTGCATTATCTGGACGAAAGCAATCATCTTAGTACCAGCGATCCAGAGTTCGTGAAGATCTACACGAAAGCCATGACCGGATACACACAAACAGCGTTCAAGAAGAACGGCTGGAATGCCTTGGCATGTGTGACCTTTGGAGGCTTCTTCCTTCTCCGCAAGAACTATGCACATGTTGAGCGGCTGGCAAGAAGAGCCATCGAGCAAACGGATTTGAACGCTATTGCTAGCGATGGCTGGTATCTGCTTGCGAGGATGGAACATTATCAAGGCGATCTAGCGAAGGCGCAAGATTACTACGGCAAAGCTGACCAAGCCCGTGGTGGTGACGAGAGAGGATACTTGCCAGCAAAGTTTGGAGTTGCGCAACTCAAGACTCTGATGCAAGATTTCGACGGCGCGAAGTTCCGACTGGAGAAGATCATCACGACAAGCAAGAGCGTGGAAGCCATGACACTGTTGGGTATACTGCACGCAGAAGATGTATTCACGGCACAAGCCTCTGGCTCGAAAGATGACAAGAGCGATTCGCGAAAGAAAGCTGTTGCTCTTCTGGAGCAGGTACGCATCGCGTGGAAAGATGCGAAGAGGAAGATCACACCAGACTCTAGCGTTTTGCTCAACTTGGCAAGACTGTACGAGTCGGACCAGCCGGAGAAAGCACTTGCTTGTTTGCAACAAGTCGAACAAATGGAGATGGATGAGATCTCGGAGGAAGATCTTCCAGAAGAGCTGGAAGACGAAGATGCAATCCGTGAAGCCAAGCGGAATATGCTGAGCCCACAGCTTCTCAACAACATCGCTTGCTTCTACTTCCAAGCAGACAAGCACTCCATCGCAAGGGCGTACTTCCAGTCGGCGCTCAACTCTAGTGTGTCCATCCAGCACAGAGACGAGTCAGTGGACACGGATGCCCTGGTGTCGACCGTCAGCTACAACCTAGCTCGCACATATGAGGCAGCGGGTATAGAAGAGGAAGCACAGAAAGTCTACACTAGCCTGCTGTCACGGCACCCCGACTACGTCGATGCTAACACTCGCACGGCATACCTCACGCTCCAGACTGATCAAGAGAAGGGCGCCCAGGCGATCAAGGCGTTGCTTGAGGCAGATCCGTCTAACCTCGAGATTCGTGCACTGTACGGCTGGTACCTCAATAAGAACAAGAAGCGCACTCTGCAGCTCTCAGAGGACCAGGAGCAGCGTCACTACAAGCACACTCTGATGACCTACGACAAGCATGACATCTACTCGCTGACAGGCATGGGCAACCTGAACATGGCAGTTGCGCGAGAGCTGCCCAGGGACACAGATCAGCACAAGGAGCGCCGGACGAAGACCTACATGCGAGCCGTTGAGTTCTTCGACAAAGTCTTGATGCTGGATCCGAAGAATGCATACGCTGCACAAGGCATGGGCATTGCCATGGCAGAGGACAAGAAAGACACCAGCGCCGCCGTCAAGATCTTCACTCAGCTTCGCGAGAGTATCAAGGATGCATCTGTGCACATCAACCTTGGCCATGTCTTCTGCGAGCTCAAACAATACAGTAAATCCATCGAGAACTATGAGCTTGCGCTTCAAAAGTCAAGGCAGAAGGACCCTCAGATCATGGCTTGCCTCGGACGTGCTTGGCTACTACGCGGACGTGCAGAGCGAAATCTCGAGCATTTCCAGATGAGCTTGGATCTGTCGAAGCAAGCTTTGGAAACAGCTCCTGATAACATCAACTTCAGGTTCAACGTGGCTTTTGCGCAACAGACGCTCGCACAACAGATGATATCACAGCCAGAGGCGAACAAGACACTAGAGGACGTGGAGAAGTCCAGCAAGGATCTTGACATCGCCATCGAATCGTTCCTCGAGATCGCCAAGAGTCCGAATCCACCCTTTCCTCGAGGCGATATCGAGCAGCGTGCTAATATGGGTCGCAATACAATGAAGCGCCAGTTAGCATCGGCCATCGAGCGGCAGGCAGAGTATGAGCGCAAGAACGCGACGCGGATCGAGGAAGCGCGCAAAATGCGCGAAGAACAGGTTCGAAAACGCGAGGAAGAGAAGCGAGCTGCGCTCGAAAAGGCCGAAGAGCAGAAGCGTAAGAttgaggaggagcgtaggcGCATGAAGGAGGAGGATGATGCTCTGATCGCGAAGAAGATCGAAGAAGAGAAGGCTCGTGAAGAAGCCGACTACACGACGGATGAGGACGGTAACCGCAAGAAGCGTGAGAAGAAGCCGAGGGAGAAGCGACAAAAGCGCAAGAAGAAGAACGAGGACACTGATACTGAAGGTGATGGTCTTGCGGACGGCACCGGCGACGAACGACCCAAGAAGAGCAAGAGCCGCCCTCGTTCTAGAGCCACGAGCACTCCTGCTAGTGATGGTGAGCCGCGGCAGAAGAAGAAGAGGAGGCTCGAGCGCAAGGGTACTGCGGTGAAGAGTTCCAAGTACAAGAGCACGGAAATGGTCGAGGATTCTGATGAGGACGATGATGCTGGCATTCAGCCTGCAACGCAACGATCTGAACAGGAAGAAACGCCAGCCGCCGAGACTCCAGCTCCTACCAGCACGCCCGGCGCACCAGACGATAACAtggatgatgatgatgatgatgatgatgatgaggaggaggaggaggaagCTGCCGTGTCTCGACCTTCAAGACGGAACAAGCCAGCTCGTGTGCTCGATGACGATGACGAGGATGAAGAGGCTCCTGCTGCCAACGGCGACACTTCGATGGTCGACGAGACTGTAGGGGCTGCTGGGGACTCAGACCATGGAGGTGACTAG
- a CDS encoding Mitochondrial amidoxime-reducing component 1, with product MKIQRIFIYPVKSLRPVEVKAAEITNEGLRFDRQYVLAKPPTAESKGLAEHITIKNHFELGLFHTMIDKAWSKLTITHVHSEENSAITLPLTPSPVSLMNAEVFQVSIFGTKAEGIDMGPEASKFFSHHLHYEDVRLLYIGGSGQREIPGAVLIKKNRALSIAVNDKLAPQRIRFADAAPLLVTSTASEEAARRRLPPSGRSEDVIVRFRPNIHVDVGDEEPPFGEDSWNMLTVRSKVDSTQQVSIRCLQRCVRCLSLNADLAQGRMITTNRQLYGLLAKDRRVNELFPHKPVFGQYACAGPSGAVLRIDDEVEVVERITAPMTPASASPRSRATTPLIIKDESRHSAEPMTA from the exons ATGAAGATACAGCGA ATCTTCATCTACCCGGTGAAGTCCCTGAGGCCGGTGGAAGTCAAGGCAGCAGAGATCACGAACGAGGGGTTGCGCTTCGATCGTCAATATGTTCTGGCGAAACCCCCGACAGCCGAGTCGAAAGGCCTGGCTGAGCACATCACCATCAAGAATCACTTCGAGCTGGGGCTGTTCCACACAATGATCGACAAGGCATGGTCGAAGCTGACGATAACCCACGTGCATTCCGAAGAGAACAGCGCCATCACTCTACCTCTGACACCGTCGCCAGTCAGTCTCATGAACGCCGAGGTCTTCCAGGTCAGCATATTCGGCACCAAAGCTGAAGGCATCGACATGGGCCCAGAAGCGTCGAAATTCTTCTCCCACCATCTACACTACGAAGATGTGCGGCTACTCTACATTGGCGGGTCTGGACAGAGAGAGATACCCGGCGCTGTACTGATCAAGAAGAACCGTGCTCTGTCGATCGCAGTCAACGACAAGTTGGCACCGCAACGAATACGCTTTGCAGATGCTGCTCCGCTGCTAGTCACATCAACAGCGTCGGAAGAAGCGGCACGACGAAGACTCCCGCCATCTGGTCGAAGCGAGGACGTGATTGTGCGATTTCGACCCAACATCCACGTTGATGTTGGAGACGAGGAGCCGCCTTTTGGAGAAGATTCCTGGAATATGCTTACGGTCCGGTCGAAAGTGGATTCAACGCAGCAAGTGTCGATACGCTGCCTTCAGCGTTGCGTGCGATGCCTCAGCCTGAATGCAGATCTGGCTCAGGGCAGAATGATCACGACGAATCGTCAACTCTACGGATTGCTGGCGAAAGATCGCAGAGTCAACGAGTTGTTTCCTC ATAAGCCCGTGTTCGGCCAGTATGCATGCGCCGGCCCAAGTGGAGCGGTTCTACGCATTGACGATGAGGTCGAGGTGGTTGAGCGCATCACTGCGCCCATGACACCAGCCAGTGCAAGTCCCCGTTCGCGAGCAACTACACCCCTAATCATCAAGGACGAGAGTCGACATTCGGCAGAACCAATGACAGCATGA
- a CDS encoding putative exocyst complex component sec8 produces MSWMRQQQTNGNANYLNGHSALGRFNFDDGDSSRDTSDAERSRSRGAGPGAGYGGFRTQPPVQGASRLDRGYARRSRDFANSQSRSRSRISARYGPQSGQVDDILRFIEQQWNFMASDNCIPVKVALQLMDPSSLGLADQYDQFREAHTQLQNALKVIVNEHHQGFNSSIGTFHKIQAAIHASQVRVRNLRAGLVQAKGSLASGRPELKAFAQSSQSYDQMLQVLGTIEQLQSVPEKLEAQISEKRFLGAVDTLQEALRLIRKPEMEEIGALADLRVYLSNQEHSLSDILVEELHNHLYLKSPYCEERWKAHTKRDLTSPVDDTERAMHHFLELYDGSKPMPEDTTRNPEADTFYYIQLLVESLNKMDRLDVAVDAIEHRLPVELFTVVERSHMEVEQRHPAITRKAARGPQKKAGVNAGPDAEQRDTLEDLLTTLYAKYEAIAEGHRVLHDVTAAIIKREDIEEASTLNRSFRELWALLQSEIRTLLHDHLASSGDVGHRGRSDNDPSANIFRAQPRDRNRRLFKMSDTDSKSTELTTEREDLEFILKQSVPGLVGSNAQSTKQDRNAVTDVSATGHKLLVEPSVFNMAILLKPSLDFLTGLRDVVPAHSGVVSSTLTSFLDDFLVNIFYPQLDETLLDLCSRTMNEMDAFQPDPKWQAHAQRPIFKGTVRFYELIEAFCIMLDSLPHDQSFSQLIITQMRSYYDRCYQWSKSLLQRAQMAQEGAMKMRIAAHLATSGDINQVVINLTKASREDSVVLAEKESALLLQSIKNRSLEEADLINDRKALAALCTLHVSMKWLSSRCQQLRYISPRAVDASSMQSHDHRRWTLNSNTHTTPNRPYLPLDPPTAAGFDAVIASFTELSSLILRTLHLDLRLHLLHGIYTAMDATYALGQPYNDPDPAIINLSTSLGSYDVAISANLLETQYNFLTSHLDVLANNALVSLVGCIQAFDGYGRDRMGLNILVLQQTLKTSMQTDATLESAARFYEMMEPKMVVERGVGSGYAKEDLKALVRLCWKAERDGGEGTVDDWVARIG; encoded by the exons ATGTCGTGGATGCGACAGCAGCAGACCAATGGTAATGCAAACTACTTGAACGGTCATTCTGCCCTGGGTCGTTTCAACTTCGACGACGGCGACAGCAGCAGGGACACGAGCGATGCAGAGCGGAGCAGATCAAGAGGAGCAGGGCCAGGAGCAGGTTATGGCGGATTCAGGACACAGCCGCCGGTCCAGGGCGCGTCGCGGCTAGACAGAGGATATGCGCGGAGGAGCAGAGACTTTGCGAATAGCCAAAGTCGGAGTAGAAGTAGGATAAGCGCAAGGTATGGCCCACAAAGCGGTCAAGTCGATG ATATCCTTCGATTCATCGAGCAACAATGGAACTTCATGGCCAGCGACAACTGCATCCCCGTCAAAGTTGCACTGCAGCTTATGGACCCGTCCTCGCTTGGACTAGCAGACCAATACGACCAGTTCCGGGAGGCGCATACACAACTGCAAAACGCACTGAAAGTGATTGTGAACGAGCATCACCAGGGTTTCAACAGTAGTATCGGTACGTTCCACAAAATCCAAGCGGCCATTCATGCATCACAAGTACGTGTGAGGAATCTCAGAGCGGGTTTGGTGCAGGCGAAAGGTAGCTTGGCGAGCGGCAGGCCAGAACTCAAGGCGTTCGCGCAGAGCAGTCAGAGCTATGACCAGATGTTGCAAGTACTTGGCACTATCGAGCAGCTCCAGTCGGTCCCGGAGAAGCTCGAAGCACAAATATCAGAAAAGCGCTTTCTAGGTGCGGTTGATACGCTGCAGGAGGCGTTGAGGTTGATCCGCAAGCCGGAGATGGAAGAAATAGGGGCTTTGGCTGATCTGCGAGTGTACTTGAGCAATCAAGAGCACTCGCTGTCTGATATCCTGGTCGAGGAGCTGCACAACCACCTGTACCTCAAAAGTCCTTACTGCGAGGAACGATGGAAGGCGCACACAAAGCGCGACCTCACAAGTCCAGTGGACGATACCGAGAGAGCGATGCACCACTTTCTGGAGCTGTACGACGGATCGAAGCCGATGCCAGAGGACACGACACGGAACCCAGAAGCCGATACTTTCTACTACATTCAGCTTCTTGTCGAATCACTGAACAAGATGGACAGGTTGGACGTTGCTGTTGATGCGATAGAGCATCGTCTACCGGTGGAGCTGTTCACCGTTGTGGAACGATCACACATGGAGGTCGAGCAAAGACATCCTGCGATTACGCGAAAGGCAGCAAGAGGGCCGCAGAAGAAGGCAGGAGTGAATGCGGGACCAGATGCAGAGCAGCGAGACACCCTGGAAGACCTACTAACGACCCTCTACGCCAAGTACGAAGCAATAGCGGAAGGCCACCGGGTACTTCACGACGTGACTGCAGCGATCATAAAGCGGGAAGACATCGAAGAGGCGTCGACACTAAACAGGAGCTTTCGTGAGTTATGGGCACTTCTCCAGAGTGAGATCCGGACACTTTTGCACGATCACCTTGCATCAAGTGGAGATGTTGGTCATCGTGGGCGATCGGACAACGATCCTAGTGCAAACATCTTCCGAGCCCAGCCACGAGACAGAAACCGCAGGCTGTTTAAGATGTCAGACACAGACAGCAAGTCAACAGAGCTTACGACGGAGCGAGAGGACCTTGAGTTCATCTTGAAACAATCGGTCCCTGGCTTGGTTGGCAGCAATGCGCAAAGCACTAAGCAAGATCGAAATGCAGTGACTGACGTCTCGGCAACCGGCCATAAGTTGTTGGTCGAGCCGAGTGTGTTCAACATGGCGATCCTGTTGAAGCCGTCTCTGGACTTTCTGACCGGGCTTCGAGATGTGGTTCCAGCCCATTCTGGTGTGGTATCGAGCACTCTCACCTCGTTTCTGGATGACTTCCTCGTCAACATCTTCTACCCACAACTAGACGAGACGCTCCTCGATCTCTGCAGCAGGACGATGAATGAGATGGACGCCTTCCAACCAGACCCAAAGTGGCAGGCACACGCACAACGACCCATATTCAAGGGCACAGTACGCTTTTATGAGCTCATTGAAGCATTCTGCATCATGCTCGATAGCCTGCCACACGATCAGAGTTTCAGCCAATTGATCATCACGCAGATGCGGAGCTACTACGACAGATGCTATCAGTGGTCGAAGAGCTTACTGCAGAGAGCGCAAATGGCTCAAGAAGGTGCCATGAAGATGAGAATAGCAGCACACCTGGCGACATCTGGTGACATAAATCAAGTGGTGATTAACCTCACAAAGGCAAGCAGGGAAGATTCTGTCGTTCTTGCTGAGAAGGAGTCCGCTCTACTTCTGCAGTCCATCAAGAACCGCAGCCTCGAAGAAGCGGATCTGATCAACGATCGGAAAGCACTCGCCGCATTATGCACGCTGCACGTGAGCATGAAGTGGCTCTCCTCACGCTGCCAGCAACTACGCTACATCTCACCCCGCGCCGTCGACGCCTCCAGCATGCAATCCCATGACCACAGAAGATGGACTCTCAACTCAAACACCCACACCACACCAAACAGACCATACCTCCCCCTCGACCCTCCCACAGCAGCAGGCTTCGACGCCGTAATCGCCTCCTTCACCGAACTCTCCTCCCTCATCCTCCGCACCCTCCACCTTGATCTCCGCCTTCACCTCCTCCACGGCATCTACACAGCCATGGACGCAACCTACGCCCTCGGCCAACCTTACAACGATCCAGATCCCGCCATCATCAACCTCTCCACCTCCCTCGGCTCCTACGATGTGGCCATCTCCGCGAATCTCCTCGAGACGCAATATAACTTCCTCACATCACACCTTGACGTGCTAGCGAACAATGCGCTCGTGTCGCTGGTAGGATGTATTCAGGCGTTCGATGGGTATGGAAGGGATAGGATGGGGTTGAATATCTTGGTCCTGCAGCAGACGTTGAAGACGAGCATGCAGACTGATGCGACGTTGGAGAGTGCGGCGCGGTTCTATGAGATGATGGAGCCGAAGATGGTGGTGGAGAGGGGAGTGGGGAGTGGGTATGCCAAGGAGGATTTGAAGGCGTTGGTGAGGTTGTGTTGGAAGGCGGAACGGGATGGTGGGGAGGGAACTGTGGATGATTGGGTTGCGAGGATTGGGTAG